From a region of the Stenotrophomonas sp. BIO128-Bstrain genome:
- a CDS encoding methyl-accepting chemotaxis protein, which translates to MNLLSRWNQSFSNLSVRRKLNLLTALIAVGVIALAIIAARMQYLDLAETRKEALKTQVELSYGILAHYTRLASSGELTEEAAKAAALQALDVMRADNDSAYYNVLGTDYTLLMHPFARDRVGKVQKDYTSKDGVPIYLQQVDMARTGGGYTYYKTTKPGNDALIEKVTYAGMYAPWQWVITSGVYMDDVQSDALAFTAVMTASGGAVVLIVLGLSWLIGNRITLPLRQATHVAESIARGKLDSRIGEQAHDEPGRLLESMARMQEQLHAVISGQREMARRHDAGSTGYRMDETAFPGEYGLMVHETNTLVGAHVQTMDAVLAVVQRYAQGDLSADIARYPGEKAAITATVDAVKQNLGNINGEIQRLAAAAAAGDFSQRGDTARFDHDFRRMIGHLNAMMQVSDDNLGKLSQLLSAIAEGDLTARMHGDFQGVFATMRDDANATVAQLTQIVGQIQEAAGSINLAAGEIATGNSDLSRRTEQQAANLEETAASMEELTSTVRQNAEHARQANQLAIGAHTVATQGGHVVGEVVTTMAAIQTSSKKIAEIISVIDGIAFQTNILALNAAVEAARAGEQGRGFAVVASEVRTLAQRSAGAAKEIKGLIDDSVGKVAEGSQLVNQAGATMGEIVASVQRVTDIMAEISAASQEQSAGIDQVNQTVVQMDETTQQNAALVEEATAAARAMEEQATQLADAVAIFRLDNQVAQAVSAVTARAVAGMPPVRPVSRPTPAAPRAATPMRPARSTLADDGNWQEF; encoded by the coding sequence ATGAATCTACTCAGCCGCTGGAACCAGTCCTTCTCCAACCTGTCCGTCAGGCGCAAGCTCAACCTGCTGACCGCACTCATCGCCGTCGGCGTGATCGCGCTGGCGATCATTGCTGCCCGCATGCAGTACCTGGACCTTGCCGAAACCCGCAAGGAAGCGCTGAAGACCCAGGTCGAACTCAGCTACGGCATCCTGGCGCACTACACCCGACTGGCCAGTTCCGGCGAGCTGACCGAAGAGGCCGCCAAGGCAGCGGCGTTGCAGGCGCTGGACGTGATGCGTGCCGACAATGACAGCGCGTACTACAACGTGCTCGGCACCGACTACACCCTGTTGATGCACCCCTTCGCGCGTGACCGCGTGGGCAAGGTGCAGAAGGACTACACCTCCAAGGACGGCGTGCCGATCTATCTGCAGCAGGTCGACATGGCCAGGACCGGCGGCGGCTACACGTATTACAAGACCACCAAGCCCGGCAATGACGCCCTGATCGAGAAGGTCACCTACGCCGGCATGTACGCCCCGTGGCAGTGGGTCATCACCAGCGGCGTGTACATGGATGACGTGCAGTCCGACGCATTGGCCTTCACGGCCGTGATGACCGCCAGTGGCGGCGCCGTGGTGCTGATCGTGCTGGGGCTGAGCTGGCTGATCGGCAACCGCATCACCCTGCCCCTGCGCCAGGCCACCCACGTGGCCGAAAGCATCGCCCGCGGCAAGCTGGACAGCCGCATCGGTGAGCAGGCGCACGACGAGCCCGGCCGCCTGCTGGAAAGCATGGCGCGCATGCAGGAACAGCTGCATGCGGTGATCAGCGGCCAGCGCGAGATGGCCCGCCGCCACGATGCCGGCAGCACCGGCTACCGCATGGACGAAACCGCCTTCCCCGGTGAGTACGGGCTGATGGTGCATGAAACCAATACCCTGGTCGGCGCACACGTGCAGACCATGGATGCGGTGCTGGCGGTGGTGCAACGCTACGCGCAGGGCGACCTCAGCGCGGACATTGCGCGCTACCCCGGTGAGAAGGCCGCCATCACCGCCACCGTGGATGCGGTCAAGCAGAACCTGGGCAACATCAACGGCGAGATCCAGCGCCTGGCCGCGGCAGCCGCCGCCGGCGATTTCAGCCAGCGTGGCGACACCGCCCGCTTCGATCACGATTTCCGCCGGATGATCGGCCACCTCAACGCGATGATGCAGGTCAGCGATGACAACCTGGGCAAGCTCTCCCAGCTGCTCTCGGCGATCGCCGAGGGTGATCTGACCGCACGCATGCACGGCGACTTCCAGGGCGTGTTCGCCACCATGCGCGACGATGCCAACGCCACCGTCGCGCAGCTGACCCAGATCGTCGGCCAGATCCAGGAGGCCGCGGGCAGCATCAACCTCGCCGCCGGCGAAATCGCCACCGGCAACAGCGATCTCTCGCGCCGTACCGAGCAGCAGGCTGCCAACCTGGAAGAGACCGCGGCCTCGATGGAGGAACTCACCTCCACCGTGCGCCAGAACGCCGAGCACGCGCGCCAGGCCAACCAGCTCGCGATCGGCGCCCACACCGTGGCCACCCAGGGCGGCCATGTCGTCGGCGAAGTGGTCACCACCATGGCCGCGATCCAGACCTCTTCGAAGAAGATTGCCGAGATCATCTCGGTCATCGACGGCATCGCTTTCCAGACCAACATCCTGGCGCTGAACGCCGCGGTGGAGGCGGCACGTGCCGGGGAACAGGGACGTGGTTTTGCCGTGGTCGCCTCCGAGGTGCGCACCCTCGCCCAGCGCTCGGCGGGTGCGGCCAAGGAGATCAAGGGCCTGATCGACGACTCTGTCGGCAAGGTCGCCGAAGGCTCGCAGCTGGTCAACCAGGCCGGCGCGACCATGGGCGAGATCGTCGCCTCGGTGCAGCGCGTGACCGACATCATGGCCGAGATCTCGGCGGCCTCGCAGGAGCAGTCCGCCGGCATCGACCAGGTCAACCAGACCGTGGTGCAGATGGACGAGACCACCCAGCAGAACGCCGCCCTGGTGGAAGAAGCCACGGCTGCCGCCCGCGCGATGGAAGAACAGGCCACCCAGCTGGCCGATGCCGTGGCCATCTTCCGCCTGGACAACCAGGTCGCGCAGGCCGTCAGCGCGGTCACCGCCCGCGCGGTTGCCGGGATGCCGCCGGTGCGTCCCGTCAGCCGCCCAACGCCGGCCGCCCCGCGTGCCGCCACGCCGATGCGTCCCGCGCGCAGCACGCTGGCCGATGACGGCAACTGGCAAGAGTTCTGA
- a CDS encoding CheR family methyltransferase, translated as MSTPPANAASPNAREFEFADRDFRRVCELIYQRVGISLAPAKRDMVYGRLSRRLRALGMRSFSEYLDQLEAHGGDEWQAFTNALTTNLTAFFREPHHFEKLAEELRLRAGQGTLQLWSCAASTGEEPYSMAITACETFGTLKPPVRILATDVDTQVLATASRGVYAIDRVAGLDPAIRKRYFQRGTGPNEGHCRVNPALRDLIDYRPLNLLATRYDVGGPFDALFCRNVMIYFDKPTQRGILSRLIQHMGDDGLLYTGHSENYLHAADLIQPCGRTLYKRATGAPA; from the coding sequence GTGTCCACGCCCCCCGCCAACGCCGCTTCACCGAACGCTCGCGAATTCGAGTTCGCCGACCGCGACTTCCGCCGCGTCTGCGAACTGATCTACCAGCGGGTCGGCATTTCGCTGGCGCCGGCCAAGCGCGACATGGTCTACGGCCGGTTGTCGCGCCGGCTGCGGGCGCTGGGCATGCGCAGTTTCAGCGAGTACCTGGACCAGCTTGAAGCCCACGGCGGCGACGAATGGCAGGCGTTCACCAATGCGCTCACCACCAACCTGACCGCCTTCTTCCGCGAGCCGCACCACTTCGAGAAGCTGGCCGAGGAACTGCGCCTGCGCGCCGGCCAGGGCACGCTGCAGCTGTGGTCGTGCGCGGCCTCCACCGGTGAGGAGCCCTACTCGATGGCGATCACCGCCTGCGAGACCTTCGGCACGCTCAAGCCGCCGGTGCGCATCCTGGCCACCGACGTGGACACCCAGGTGCTGGCCACCGCCAGCCGTGGCGTCTACGCGATCGACCGCGTCGCCGGGCTGGATCCGGCGATCCGCAAGCGGTACTTCCAGCGCGGCACCGGTCCCAACGAAGGTCACTGCCGGGTCAACCCCGCGCTGCGCGACCTGATCGACTACCGCCCGCTCAACCTGCTCGCCACCCGTTACGACGTTGGCGGCCCGTTCGATGCCCTGTTCTGCCGCAACGTGATGATCTACTTCGACAAACCCACCCAGCGCGGCATCCTCTCGCGGCTCATCCAGCACATGGGCGATGACGGCCTGCTCTACACCGGCCACTCGGAGAACTACCTGCACGCCGCCGACCTGATCCAGCCCTGTGGCCGCACGCTGTACAAACGCGCGACGGGAGCGCCGGCATGA
- the cheD gene encoding chemoreceptor glutamine deamidase CheD: protein MSLPIRNDEVMRYFDSRFQVTAAKLLPTQYLAVDDATALTTTLGSCVAACLRDPVLKIGGMNHFLLPEGNVGDGAPARYGSYAMELLINDLLKRGAHRKRLEAKVFGGANVLKGFTSNPVGTRNAEFVRQYLQAEHIPIIAEDLCGIHPRKVWFFADTGRVVVQRLPHAHEAEVAATESAVRARLSKAPVTGGVELFE from the coding sequence ATGAGTCTGCCGATCCGCAACGACGAGGTGATGCGGTATTTCGACAGCCGCTTCCAGGTCACCGCGGCCAAGCTGCTGCCGACCCAGTACCTGGCCGTGGACGACGCCACCGCGTTGACCACCACCCTGGGCTCCTGCGTGGCCGCCTGCCTGCGCGACCCGGTGCTCAAGATCGGCGGGATGAACCACTTCCTGCTGCCCGAGGGCAACGTCGGTGATGGCGCGCCTGCACGCTACGGCAGCTATGCCATGGAACTGCTGATCAACGACCTGCTCAAGCGCGGCGCCCACCGCAAGCGCCTGGAGGCCAAAGTGTTCGGCGGTGCCAACGTGCTCAAGGGATTCACCAGCAATCCGGTCGGCACCCGCAACGCCGAGTTCGTCCGCCAGTACCTGCAGGCCGAGCACATCCCGATCATCGCCGAGGACCTGTGCGGCATCCACCCGCGCAAGGTGTGGTTCTTCGCCGATACCGGGCGCGTGGTGGTGCAGCGACTGCCGCACGCCCACGAAGCCGAAGTGGCCGCGACCGAATCGGCCGTGCGCGCCCGCCTGTCCAAAGCCCCCGTCACCGGTGGCGTGGAGCTGTTCGAATGA
- a CDS encoding chemotaxis response regulator protein-glutamate methylesterase, which translates to MSHGEPCKVLIVDDSAVVRQMLSEILASDPGIEVVGTAADPLLAREKIKRLAPDVITLDVEMPRMDGLAFLENLMRLHPLPVVMISSLTERGADTTLQALALGAVDFVSKPKLDVARGLQGYAEEIIAKVKMAARSRVRPLSRPNPPRITLDAVAPVAVPRSIQFRTTDRLIAIGASAGGTEALRVVLEGLPADAPAVVMTQHLPAQFSTPFAERLDRHSAMSVREATDGEAVLPGHAYLPPGGKHLRVIRDGARWRCRIDDGPPINRHKPAVDVLFRSVAESAGANAIGAILTGMGDDGARGLLDLRNAGAPTLVQDEATSVVWGMPGSAVRIGAAEEMVPLERIAERLMALARS; encoded by the coding sequence ATGAGCCACGGTGAGCCCTGCAAGGTCCTGATCGTCGACGACTCGGCGGTCGTGCGCCAGATGCTCAGCGAGATCCTCGCCAGCGATCCCGGTATCGAGGTGGTCGGCACCGCGGCCGATCCGCTGCTGGCGCGCGAGAAGATCAAGCGCCTGGCGCCGGATGTGATCACGCTGGACGTGGAAATGCCGCGCATGGACGGGCTGGCCTTCCTGGAAAACCTGATGCGCCTGCACCCCCTCCCGGTGGTGATGATTTCCTCGCTGACCGAGCGCGGTGCCGACACCACCCTGCAGGCGCTGGCGCTGGGCGCGGTGGACTTCGTCTCCAAGCCCAAGCTCGACGTCGCCCGCGGCCTGCAGGGCTACGCCGAGGAGATCATCGCCAAGGTCAAGATGGCCGCGCGCTCGCGCGTGCGGCCCCTGTCGCGGCCGAACCCGCCGCGCATCACGCTCGATGCGGTTGCGCCCGTGGCCGTGCCCCGCTCCATCCAGTTCCGCACCACCGACCGCCTGATCGCCATTGGTGCCTCGGCCGGGGGTACCGAAGCCCTGCGCGTGGTGCTGGAGGGCCTGCCGGCCGACGCCCCGGCGGTGGTGATGACCCAGCACCTGCCGGCGCAGTTCAGCACCCCCTTCGCCGAGCGCCTGGACCGCCATTCGGCGATGTCGGTGCGCGAGGCCACAGACGGTGAAGCGGTGCTGCCCGGCCACGCCTACCTGCCCCCTGGCGGCAAGCACCTGCGCGTGATCCGCGATGGCGCCCGCTGGCGCTGCCGGATCGACGATGGCCCCCCGATCAACCGCCACAAGCCGGCGGTCGATGTGCTGTTCCGCTCGGTGGCCGAAAGTGCCGGGGCCAACGCCATCGGCGCCATCCTGACCGGCATGGGCGACGACGGCGCCCGCGGCCTGCTGGACCTGCGCAATGCCGGCGCCCCGACCCTGGTGCAGGACGAGGCCACCAGCGTGGTCTGGGGCATGCCCGGCAGCGCGGTGAGGATCGGCGCGGCCGAGGAAATGGTGCCGCTGGAGCGGATCGCCGAGCGCTTGATGGCGTTGGCGCGCAGCTGA
- a CDS encoding amidohydrolase family protein, producing MKDADWLDFCPDPSVPGFVPPPGAVDAHCHVFGPGDRFPYAPERKYTPCDAGKDQLFALRDRLGFERNVIVQATCHGADNSALVDALRSAEGRARGVATVRDSVTDAELQALHEAGVRGVRFNFVKRLVDPKPDAYYRAIIERIAPLGWHVVVYFEAADLAERWGFFTSLPTTVVVDHMGRPDVTQPVDGPAFQQFVRLMAEHPNVWSKVSCPERLSRSGPPTYDDVVPFARHLVERFPDRVLWGTDWPHPNLKSHMPDDGALVDVIPRIAPTAELQRKLLVDNPMRLYWA from the coding sequence GTGAAAGACGCTGACTGGCTGGATTTCTGCCCGGACCCGAGCGTGCCCGGTTTCGTGCCGCCGCCCGGCGCGGTGGATGCGCATTGCCACGTGTTCGGCCCGGGCGACCGGTTTCCGTATGCCCCCGAGCGCAAGTACACCCCGTGCGACGCGGGCAAGGACCAGTTGTTCGCGCTGCGCGACCGGCTGGGTTTCGAGCGCAACGTGATCGTACAGGCCACCTGCCACGGCGCCGATAACAGCGCCCTGGTCGACGCCCTGCGCAGCGCGGAAGGCCGCGCCCGTGGCGTAGCGACCGTACGCGATAGTGTGACCGATGCAGAGCTGCAAGCGCTGCACGAAGCTGGCGTGCGCGGGGTCCGCTTCAACTTCGTCAAGCGGCTGGTCGACCCCAAGCCGGATGCCTACTACCGCGCGATCATCGAGCGCATCGCGCCGTTGGGCTGGCACGTGGTCGTCTACTTCGAGGCGGCTGACCTGGCCGAACGCTGGGGCTTTTTCACCTCGTTGCCGACCACCGTGGTGGTGGACCACATGGGGCGCCCGGACGTCACCCAACCCGTGGATGGCCCGGCGTTCCAGCAGTTCGTGCGGCTGATGGCCGAGCACCCGAATGTGTGGAGCAAGGTGAGCTGCCCGGAGCGTCTGTCACGGAGCGGCCCGCCGACCTACGACGACGTGGTGCCGTTCGCCCGGCATCTGGTGGAGCGCTTCCCCGATCGCGTGCTGTGGGGCACGGACTGGCCGCACCCGAACCTGAAATCGCATATGCCCGATGACGGCGCGCTGGTGGATGTCATTCCCCGGATCGCGCCGACCGCCGAGCTGCAGCGCAAGCTGCTGGTGGACAACCCGATGCGGTTGTACTGGGCATAG
- a CDS encoding amidohydrolase family protein, whose product MIIDCHGHYTTAPASHDAFRKQQIAHYNDPSLPVPVYPDISDAELRQSVEGNQLRLLRERGADMTIFSPRASTMAHHIGDDRVSAEWTRRCNDLIARVVALYPETFIGVCQLPQSPGVPIAHSIAELERCVNELGFVGCNLNPDPSGGHWTGLPLTDRAWYPFFEKMVELDVPAMVHVSGSCNANFHATGAHYLNADTTAFMQFLQGDLFRDFPDLRFIIPHGGGAVPYHWGRFRGLADMLGKPPLNEHVMKNVFFDTCVYHQPGIDLLFKVIDIDNILFGSEMVGAVRGIDPETGQFFDDTLRYVNALGLSEGDRYKVCEGNARRVYPRLDAQLKARGL is encoded by the coding sequence ATGATCATCGACTGCCACGGTCACTACACGACCGCCCCCGCCAGCCACGACGCCTTCCGCAAACAGCAGATCGCGCACTACAACGATCCCTCGCTGCCTGTGCCGGTCTATCCGGACATCAGCGATGCGGAACTGCGCCAGAGCGTGGAGGGCAACCAGCTGCGCCTGCTGCGCGAGCGCGGTGCGGACATGACCATCTTTTCCCCGCGCGCCAGCACGATGGCCCACCACATCGGCGATGACCGGGTCAGCGCCGAGTGGACCCGCCGCTGCAACGACCTGATCGCCCGCGTGGTGGCGCTCTACCCGGAAACCTTCATCGGCGTGTGCCAGCTGCCGCAGTCGCCTGGCGTACCGATCGCCCACTCCATTGCCGAGCTGGAGCGCTGCGTCAACGAACTCGGCTTCGTCGGCTGCAACCTCAACCCCGACCCGTCCGGCGGACACTGGACCGGCCTGCCGCTGACCGACCGCGCCTGGTATCCGTTCTTCGAGAAAATGGTGGAACTGGACGTGCCGGCGATGGTGCACGTCTCGGGCAGCTGCAATGCCAACTTCCATGCCACCGGCGCGCACTACCTCAATGCCGATACCACGGCGTTCATGCAGTTCCTGCAGGGTGACCTGTTCCGTGACTTCCCCGACCTGCGCTTCATCATCCCGCATGGCGGCGGCGCGGTGCCCTACCACTGGGGGCGCTTCCGCGGGCTGGCCGACATGCTGGGCAAGCCGCCGCTGAACGAGCACGTCATGAAGAACGTGTTCTTCGATACGTGCGTCTATCATCAGCCGGGCATCGATCTGCTGTTCAAGGTGATCGACATCGACAACATCCTGTTCGGCTCGGAAATGGTGGGCGCGGTGCGGGGCATTGACCCGGAGACCGGGCAGTTCTTCGACGACACGCTGCGCTACGTGAACGCGCTGGGCCTGTCCGAAGGCGACCGTTACAAGGTTTGCGAAGGCAACGCGCGGCGCGTCTATCCGCGCCTGGATGCACAGCTGAAGGCAAGGGGTCTGTGA
- a CDS encoding carbohydrate porin: MSRFSRNTLSLLVAASLAAPAFAASSATQGGLPDGVDLTLDLVGNVASNPVGGVEQGTEGSYWVMAQSKLDLDTLWGIHNTEVDAQWAWFAGRNLAREKIGNSISAQQTWRPVAGGRLTRLTLRHRFDNGLSIIAGRAPVNSYFNSSALNCVFMSNAMCLTPYGAITDLGITAYPNASWAGIVRYDVNERWYAQAGAFDYNNELNKAGKNGLDFSVGEGTGTITAYEVGYQTSFANDRLPRTYRLGMYRNSDGGKSSYYDADGNSAALTGRPTAVQDGARAGGYAMADQTVWRGEGKRNLALFARAYVNTGNEAPIDTFFSAGFVKTGTFAGREQDTLAMFVSNTHFSDEQIDFLRDRRTRNGGSGAPHADEIIAELSYGWAVHKGIRVMPNLQYVINPDPIYAPTRTTDIPDALIVGLRVDIHFAQLFGW; the protein is encoded by the coding sequence GTGTCCCGTTTCTCCCGTAACACCCTTTCCCTGCTGGTGGCTGCCAGCCTGGCGGCGCCGGCGTTCGCCGCGTCCTCTGCAACCCAGGGCGGTCTGCCTGATGGCGTTGATCTCACGCTGGACCTGGTCGGCAACGTCGCCTCCAATCCGGTCGGCGGTGTCGAGCAGGGCACCGAAGGCTCGTACTGGGTGATGGCCCAGTCCAAGCTGGATCTGGACACGCTGTGGGGTATCCACAACACCGAGGTCGACGCGCAGTGGGCCTGGTTCGCTGGCCGCAACCTGGCACGCGAGAAGATCGGCAATTCGATCAGTGCCCAGCAGACCTGGCGGCCGGTGGCCGGCGGGCGCCTGACCCGCCTGACCCTGCGCCACCGCTTCGACAACGGCCTGAGCATCATCGCCGGGCGCGCCCCGGTGAACAGCTACTTCAACAGCTCCGCGCTCAACTGCGTGTTCATGAGCAACGCGATGTGCCTGACCCCGTATGGGGCGATCACCGACCTGGGCATCACCGCCTACCCGAACGCGTCCTGGGCCGGGATCGTGCGCTACGACGTGAACGAGCGCTGGTATGCGCAGGCTGGCGCGTTCGACTACAACAACGAGTTGAACAAGGCTGGCAAGAACGGCCTGGACTTTTCGGTGGGCGAGGGCACCGGCACCATCACCGCCTATGAAGTGGGTTACCAGACCAGCTTCGCCAATGACCGCCTGCCACGGACCTACCGGCTGGGCATGTACCGCAACAGCGATGGGGGCAAGAGCTCCTACTACGACGCCGACGGCAACTCCGCGGCGCTGACCGGCAGACCGACCGCCGTGCAGGACGGTGCGCGGGCGGGCGGGTATGCGATGGCCGACCAGACCGTCTGGCGTGGCGAAGGCAAGCGCAACCTCGCGCTGTTCGCACGGGCATACGTGAACACGGGCAACGAAGCACCGATCGATACCTTCTTCTCGGCCGGCTTCGTCAAGACCGGTACCTTCGCCGGCCGCGAGCAGGACACGCTGGCGATGTTCGTCTCCAACACCCATTTCAGCGATGAACAGATCGACTTCCTGCGCGACCGGCGCACCCGAAACGGCGGCAGCGGGGCTCCTCATGCGGACGAGATCATCGCCGAACTCAGCTACGGCTGGGCCGTGCACAAGGGGATCCGCGTGATGCCCAACCTGCAGTACGTCATCAACCCCGACCCCATCTACGCGCCGACCCGCACCACCGACATCCCCGATGCGCTGATCGTCGGGCTGCGCGTGGACATCCACTTCGCCCAGCTGTTCGGCTGGTGA
- the dctA gene encoding C4-dicarboxylate transporter DctA codes for MTVVEKRPSRFGIVGQLWFQVLAGTLIGVLLGWLQPDIGSAMKPFGDAFIKLIRMMIGPIIFVTVVHGIAGMRDMRSVGRLALKSLIYFEVITILALIVGLVVVDVWKPGAGMNIDPATIDMASIQGYVHSAHDQSIVSYIMAIIPNTLVSAFTEAHVLQVLFVAVLFGVALASIGERGAPVMKVIESTSGALFKIIGYIMYFAPIGAFGAIAFTVGQFGAGSLLSLGELIIEFFVVCGLFTVLVLGSVCWWTGASLWRLLGYLRDEIVIVAATTSTETVLPRLIEKMKKLGCEEGVVGFVIPAGYSFNLDGTCLYLTTVALFLAQATNTELTVWHQLGLIAVLLLTSKGAAGVAGAAFVVLAATLGTTGTIPVASIALILGIHRILAEGLTFVNLIGNAIAVLVIAKWEGKLDEKVLAEQIGTRRLRRRVLTAATV; via the coding sequence ATGACCGTTGTAGAGAAGCGGCCGAGCCGCTTCGGCATTGTTGGCCAGCTCTGGTTCCAGGTGCTGGCCGGTACGCTGATCGGTGTGTTGTTGGGGTGGCTGCAGCCAGACATCGGCTCGGCGATGAAACCCTTCGGCGATGCGTTCATCAAGCTGATCCGGATGATGATCGGTCCGATCATCTTCGTCACGGTGGTGCATGGCATCGCCGGCATGCGCGACATGCGCAGCGTGGGCCGCCTGGCCTTGAAGTCGCTGATCTACTTCGAAGTCATCACCATCCTGGCGCTGATCGTGGGCCTGGTCGTGGTCGATGTCTGGAAGCCGGGCGCCGGCATGAACATCGACCCGGCCACGATCGACATGGCCAGCATCCAGGGCTATGTGCACAGTGCGCACGACCAGTCGATCGTGTCCTACATCATGGCGATCATCCCCAATACGCTGGTCAGCGCTTTTACCGAAGCGCATGTGCTGCAGGTGCTGTTCGTGGCGGTGCTGTTCGGCGTGGCGCTGGCCTCGATCGGCGAGCGCGGCGCGCCGGTGATGAAGGTGATCGAGTCGACCTCGGGCGCGCTGTTCAAGATCATCGGCTACATCATGTACTTCGCCCCGATCGGTGCGTTTGGTGCGATCGCCTTCACCGTCGGCCAGTTCGGCGCCGGCTCGCTGCTGTCGCTGGGCGAGCTGATCATCGAGTTCTTCGTGGTCTGCGGGCTGTTCACCGTGCTGGTGCTGGGCAGCGTGTGCTGGTGGACCGGCGCCAGCCTGTGGCGGCTGCTGGGCTATCTGCGCGATGAGATCGTGATCGTCGCGGCGACCACCTCCACCGAAACGGTGCTGCCGCGCCTGATCGAGAAGATGAAGAAGCTGGGCTGCGAGGAAGGCGTGGTCGGTTTCGTGATCCCCGCCGGTTACTCGTTCAACCTGGATGGCACCTGCCTGTACCTGACCACCGTGGCGCTGTTCCTGGCCCAGGCGACCAACACCGAACTGACCGTCTGGCACCAGCTGGGCCTGATCGCGGTGCTGCTGCTGACCTCCAAAGGGGCGGCCGGCGTGGCCGGTGCGGCATTCGTGGTGCTGGCGGCGACGCTGGGCACGACCGGCACCATTCCGGTGGCGAGCATCGCGTTGATCCTGGGCATCCACCGGATCCTGGCCGAGGGGCTGACCTTCGTGAACCTGATCGGCAATGCGATCGCGGTGCTGGTCATCGCCAAGTGGGAAGGCAAGCTGGATGAGAAGGTGCTGGCCGAGCAGATCGGCACCCGCCGCCTGCGCCGCCGCGTGCTGACCGCCGCCACGGTCTGA
- a CDS encoding 4-oxalomesaconate tautomerase, which translates to MSKGVRAMWMRGGTSKGGFFLASELPAEPAARDAFLLRAFGSPDPRQIDGMGGGDPLTSKVAVVAPSSRADADVEYLFLQVFVDQAVVSDAQNCGNMLAAVGPFAIERGLVAATTDQTEVRIFMCNTGTLAVASVQTPQGKVAYDGEARIDGVPGSAAPVPLAFADVAGSSCGALLPTGQAVDVIDGVQVTLIDNGMPCVVLRAGDVGISGHEDRATLDADEALKARLEAIRLQAGPLMRLGDVRAQSVPKIMLVAAPRAGGVISVRSFIPHRCHASIGVLGAVTVATACLLPDSPAHALAVLPGGLHQTLEIEHPSGSTAAVLDLDTAGQVSRAAVLRTARKLFDGVLFD; encoded by the coding sequence ATGAGTAAGGGCGTGCGCGCGATGTGGATGCGCGGTGGCACCTCCAAGGGCGGGTTCTTCCTCGCTTCGGAGCTGCCCGCCGAGCCGGCCGCGCGTGATGCCTTCCTGCTGCGTGCGTTCGGTTCGCCCGATCCGCGCCAGATCGATGGCATGGGCGGCGGCGATCCGTTGACCTCCAAGGTCGCCGTCGTGGCGCCTTCCAGTCGCGCCGATGCCGACGTGGAGTACCTGTTCCTGCAGGTTTTCGTGGACCAGGCCGTGGTGAGCGATGCGCAGAACTGCGGCAACATGCTGGCCGCGGTCGGCCCGTTCGCGATCGAGCGCGGGCTGGTTGCCGCCACCACGGATCAGACCGAGGTGCGCATCTTCATGTGCAACACCGGTACGCTCGCCGTGGCCAGCGTACAGACGCCGCAGGGCAAGGTGGCCTACGACGGTGAGGCGCGCATCGATGGTGTCCCTGGCAGCGCCGCGCCGGTGCCGCTGGCGTTCGCCGATGTTGCTGGCTCCAGCTGTGGTGCCCTGCTGCCGACCGGCCAGGCCGTGGATGTCATCGACGGCGTGCAGGTGACACTGATCGACAACGGCATGCCGTGCGTGGTGCTGCGTGCCGGCGATGTCGGGATCAGCGGGCATGAGGACCGCGCCACGCTGGATGCGGACGAGGCGCTCAAGGCACGGTTGGAGGCCATCCGCCTGCAGGCCGGCCCGCTGATGCGGCTCGGCGATGTCCGTGCCCAGTCGGTGCCCAAGATCATGCTGGTGGCCGCGCCGCGCGCGGGCGGGGTGATCAGCGTCCGTTCCTTCATTCCGCACCGCTGCCACGCCTCCATCGGCGTGCTCGGTGCAGTGACGGTCGCCACCGCCTGCCTGCTGCCGGACTCACCCGCGCACGCCCTGGCGGTGCTGCCCGGCGGCCTGCACCAGACGCTGGAGATCGAACATCCCAGCGGCAGCACCGCGGCCGTGCTTGATCTGGATACGGCCGGGCAGGTGTCCCGCGCCGCCGTACTGCGCACTGCGCGGAAGCTCTTCGACGGCGTGCTGTTCGACTGA